The Ziziphus jujuba cultivar Dongzao chromosome 5, ASM3175591v1 genome segment CAAAATTACAGATCCTGAAAATGAAATTAGCATAgagtttcatatattttttgtccAATTATTTCACTATTCACAGCTTTTtgagctttatttatttacttttatggtATGGACCACATCCTTTTAAAAATAACACCGATTGCAATTATAGTTCAATCGGTAATGATTATAGTGGTAATAATCTAGGAGAGCACACGTTGGCATAGACATTAGTAGCTTTTCATGTACATAGTTGGGGGGTtggaatttatatattataaaatatttgttgatttAAAAAACAGTGCTTCCATAAACAAGAAACTGCCATAAGGCCTTTCATAGTCCCCACGTTATTTGCACCCTTTTCGTAGCTTTTTTTCTTACGAaggtgagaaaaagaaaaacataggCCCCAACACTAGTCCCCTCCTCCTACTTCCTTCAGTCCCTCCACAAGCTTTCTAAAGAACatagaattttaataattttgattttgaaattagaatggtaaattattatcaaaatcatGTAATTTAGATTTCAAATGAGATCATATTgccatattaaaataaaataatgttaaaggTACTGATAAATCTATCAaaagaattattaaataatacattataTTATAATCTAATATTAGATTACAACTATTCTTTAAAAgttcaactaataaaataaaaatatatcaccattacatatcattttttataaatatactagtaaactaattgtttatttaattttaatcgtTAAAACTTTACAAACCCGATTTGAATTgaatccaattttatttatttatttttttttccattgcaaAAATAGATTTTATGTCGTCCCCAATTATCCAAGAGAATCTCATAAACTCACCCATCAAGATTTGGTAGTCCCTGAACATACCCTCTACACATATACATGTATctaatgatttatttttattgtttccaAGTTTGGAATCAGATCTGCTGCCAAGATTTGTTGATCTGAGATTATGATACTTGTCAGTTTTAGTTACCAAGGTAAAGGCATCCAAGAGGCAGATTGATTCTTATAGCAGAAGCTCTgccctcattatcattttttatttttatttttgataaatctgCCCTCATTATCAATGGCAGTGGCAACCGCCAACATAAATCTTGCCAACCGTCTGCTTTCTCTAGACAAAATGCATTAAAGTGGAATCGTGTAGaacttataacaaaattatactgCTAAAGTTTTTCTAAGCTGTCTTTTCCAAACTCGATTACCAACAGAACTTAATGGCATTCAAGTTCTGTACCTCCTTCCAGCAAAGCGCCAAAAATGCTAATTTGGGGCAATGATCAGTCAAgtattcaacaaataaaatggaCCACCACGGACAATCATGAAGCTCTGCAGGACCTACTGCTCGATCTACCCACATCCCAGAGGAATAAATGATGaccacaataaaatcataacgAATATAAGCGGAACGAGTTTTAGAAACTGATGTTTACCATTAAAAGATAGAGCTGTAAAATCTAGTATTTACGGgtcaaaagaaaattatcaaagaaTTTAACCCCAACAAACAACGTGATTCCAACGAATTAGCAGCGAATCCAAAAAGCCTAAACTATTATATAGTAGATTTAACATGTATAATGGACTATTAAATTACTACTTATTCTATTGCTCaagaagtaaatttttttttccttttttttttatatatttagctATGTCTAACAAACAAAACATCTAAAAATCATTATAGTATAGATTATACAATGAAAAATTATGCTCCTTGTGGTTAGATAACTAACCAGTGTAGAACTATCCAGGAAGATTTTTCACCTTCAAGCGATTGGTGCAATTGCTTGTTTGCATTTTGAAGTGACTTGAAAAGTTACCGCAATATTAGTAACTCCTGATTTTTGATATTCCATGTATATaaatttgctttcttttctttcagaGCAAGAACAGATTATTTGGAGTCAAATTAACTGCATAACTTAAAACTTGAttaccatatttatatatttcatatttacaCAAGGTGCATACCACATAAACTCCAGGAATAGTAAAAGACGAGAGAGGAAATTATCAAAGTCATAATGACCAGAAAATGAGTATATACCCCACAGAGGACATCTTCTTATAATAATAGTATACATACACCTCGCGGGCACGAAAGGTCAATGTCGATGCATTTTCATCAATGACAAACAGCTCAGCAATCGAAAACCAGATTGACTATTAACATCTCCTTTCAGATCTGTAAAATttgttaatagaaaaatatctcAGTAAACAATGTCAAAGCATTATTAATATAGCAAAGACAATTAATACAACTGTTTACTAATCAGAATATCATTGAAATCCATAAACATCATTGAAAAGATTAATACAAAGAATTTTTTAACTCTGTAAAATCCAAAGATTCCGGATGAAACTTTCAGACAtagaattgaaaaaacaaaggaaaagatTCCCAGATGGAGAAGGCTGTGAATTGTCCCTGTTCTGTGCATAAGAAAATGACCGACACCCCTTCCAACAGTCTGCGGTATAATacgaatattaaattttaggtAGGACCAACATGTAGACAAAAGTGTACTATGGGATAGAAAGTGATCCCTTGATCATGGGTATGCTCAAAACATCATAATATGACTAAAGAATCCCTTGGATTTTCCATATTTTGCAAGCCCATACCACTGACAATAAAGTCTCTCTAAAAAATTGTATCACCTCTACCATACGGTGGTTGGTTATCAATGACTCTAAGCTTTGGGaaagaaaacattttttaaaagtttagaaaCAGAAAGCTATCATTAAATACATactaaagagaaaatgaaatcaAACTAAGAGCTTTTTGTACTCGTTAATCACAGAAAACAACAGCACTGGGAATTCACCAACGGCAAAAAAATTTCTTAGATATcctatctatatatttatttatatatataagatgacAATTTATAAAACTTCTGACAATCAATGGCTATCTCATCCACTAACTAAAAAGCTACACAAGACAAGAAGCGGAATAAGATTGTGAAAAGAAGAATAACTTCAGAAGTGCTTCTTTTTAATCTTACACACCATTCTTCGGAGGTGCAACAATTGTTTAAAATGGCAAACTCTTTGACGTCGAACTTGATGTGAGTGACTTGAAATGATCTGAAGGAACGAAATCTTGAGGCAAATTGGCCCTCTTCACAATTCTCCTCATGTTGTTTTGCAAGCTCTGTTGGACTAACTGCTTTACTGCTTTCTTCTCCTCGCTCATCATATCTTCCTCCTCTTCCAAACATTCCTTGGAACCTACAGTCGGGTTCATTGAAGATGACGATGAACCACAAATGGGAGCTGACACAGCTGCACCCAAATTCCCACCAAAACTCTCTGATACCTGCTTTCCTTTGTCCACTCTCAAACACTCCAAGATCCTTGAAGCCCTCTTTTGAGCCAATGTACTACCTAAAAGCGTTAATTCAAGCAATGCTGATACAATTCCTGCTTCAATCATTGCCTGTCTGTCTCCATAGGCTTTGTGTGCCATCACCATCAATATGTATGATGCCTTCTCTTGACACCCCGGTGAGTCGGTCCAGTTCAATACATCAACCAATATCAGAAATGAATCTCGTACACGACTAATTGCTTTGCGACCTTCTGGAGTAGATACCACGTTGCCTAGAATTGAGAGCATCCTCTCACTCACTTCCATATCTCCCAGTGCGTTCAAGAGAAATGGGATCAAATCAGTTTCCATCATAAAGGAAATATTAGACGGGAAGATTGAAAGATTGTATAGTGCTCGCAATGCGTCTTGCTTGGCTTGGAGGCTACTGGTCTTGTCCAAATTCTCTAGGATTTTGACTAAGAAAGTTATGGCACCCGAAGATCCAATAATTGGTTTATTAGAATCCAATGCGCTTAAGCCTAGGAAATTTGCTACTATAGCTTCTGACACAGATGGGTTTGGAGCATTTGGAGATTCTATGAGCTTTAGCATTTTATGAACAACGCCTGCCTTAACAATGGCCGCTTTGTTCCTGCAAAAGGATGGTCCACAAGGAATTTGGTAAAATTCTTCCCAATTCAATGAAACTGTAAACATGTGACAAGTAAAACAATTTGGAAAATTATCGCTAAGATGTGATTATCATtgcatatagaaaataataaaaaagaagaagaaaagaagatattATTACTATAGTAATTAAAGTGATCaatgcaggaaaaaaaaaatgcaaaaagataaaatttctaCACATTCCAGCTGTTTAAGAAAAGAActgtttttttcttaaataaataaataaagcaactGTTTTCAATAGAATAACGCATGAAACCATAGAAAGTGACTTTAAGATAATTatgaagcaaaaaaaatttctaggaAAATAACAGGCAAGAAAAGGTAAAGAAGAAAAACTAAATGGCACTAATTTTACCATAAAATACAATCAAATAATTCCCAGACCTAAATAATACGAACAAAAAGTATAATGAAGTCATAGACAGAAGAATAATAAATTAGCATTATCGTTTAAAAAAACTACTTAtcgttttaataattttagagcGAGAAAGCTAAAAAGCAAACGagcaaaaattattaaaaggacAAAAAACTGGAACAGAAAacaaccaaataaaatataaacatcacaaataaaaaaagtttaatcgGAATAAGACCAAGAAAATGATAGGAGGCAAAAATTCATTATTGCTCGAAGATGACAGGAAACAGAacgcaaatttatttttttaaaaataataacaataattccaaaatgaaattgaagCCAGAAACTATACGgatattagaaaagaaaagaaaaaaattagaagaatgTGCATGCAGCAACACAAAAACAATGTGAAAAAATTGGaagcaaaaagtaaaaattgaatttaaaatcttattcgACAGAGAAATTgatcaaaaacaaaagggaCAAAATAATCGGAGAACCGAAACTCCAAAACTTACATATCGTTGCCGATCCCGAGATTGAGTAAAGCATAGAGCGAAGCGATCTGAGTATCTACGTCTTCGGAGTCGAGCATTCCGGCCAGCTGTGGTATGGCTCCGAGCATAGCAATCGTCCCTCTGGCATCCAAATTTTCCTTAGCCAGCAGCCTCACATTCCTCGCCGCCTCTTTCCTCTTCTCCGAGTCCTCAACCTGCAACCCCCTCACCACTCTCTTCAACTCCTCCAATGCCTCCACCTTCCTCTTCGTCGCCGCCACGTCGGCTTCACTCTCCGACCAATCCGCCAGGTTCAGAAGATCCGACAACTTCTCCGATTTCGCGTTCGGTTTCTTCGCCTTCGGTTTCTCAGGCTGATTTTCGTTGCCGAGCTTTGAAGTTGATCCGGCGGTGCTGGTGTTGTCGGTGGAATCGGTGGCAGGAGGAGCGGCGACATCTTCGTTATGGTGACGGTAGCGAGTGCTTCCACCGCAGCTAACGGCATCGAAGATTTTACGACGGAATGAGGAGCCAGAGAACGCCGTCCATAACCGGAAGTGGCCACCGGAGTTTGCAGGGGTGGTAGTAGGGCAGTCTAGCATCAGAGATCCGACGTCGTTCCGGTGACACTTGGCCATTTGTCTACAACTTCTGCTTCTTCCTTTAAAGCTACATTACATTACCTTCCCCAGAAAGCCACCGCAAAATTGAGAAAGGGAGAGAGTgcgtgttttgttttgtttcaatATTCAGAAATATCTTGTTTACTTGCTTTGCTTTTGTATTATTAAGTTTCTCGGTAATCAGAAAGAGATTAGAGAGCGAAGAGCTCAAGAacagagagagagtgtgtgtgacAGACAGACTCAGAggggtttttgtatttttcttttttaattgtttatttataacGCAGAGTGAGTGTGAGCTATGAGTGTGTGTTTGTGTCCGCGTTTAATTAAAAAGGCCTTGTTGTATCCGttatttagttgattttttaaagctgaaaaaaaaaaaaaacgtttttagaaataatagaaacagaagaaacatttttttttttatatataattaatttttctaaaagacTACTTTCAGCTTCCTCAACAGCGTGCTTTAGAATCCGTTTCGAGaaacaatttttctaaaacgatattacaattaaaagaaaaaaaagtaattatttttgaagAGAGAGAATGAAAGAGATTATTGAAAAATGGAAAAGTTAAAGGTAGGTATGGGAgagtggagagagagagagagagagagggacttGCAAGCCAAGCCACGTCCctcaattaattctttttttttttttttttggtgaggtGGGGTGGCATGGGGAACTGTGTAAATGTGTACTACAGTGTATAATACTAACACCTTCACTACCGTCCTTTCAACTCTCGTGCCGTCCAGCTAACGAGTATAATCACATAAGAAGCTTCGCGCGGGACCCACCGTTGGGGGTCCAACATTTGTGATTGGAGGGTGTACGCAGGACGAGGGTGTATGGTGTCCTCTAGTGTAGGGAGTCATTTGGTGTCAAAGAGTGTGCGTCTATCTCTGACTAACCGAAACCCCAAGTACCAAAATGGCTGACTTTGGATTTTGGATTTTGGACTTTGGAATTGGACTCATTTTTTGTTCTATATTTTGGGCTTGGAGTTTTCAAACTgagttttttaacttttttttttttttgctttttatattCCATGTGGAGTTGAAAAAAtgtttcctttggaaatttctaccgattgaataaaaaataccatataaagaaaattgaaaaaacaaaccttcaaaaatatcatggtgataatataaaatgaataagaataataaactaTTATGTTATaccaatcaaatatttaaaatattcttataTCACCTCGTCAAAAAAATGCCTATTTGCAGTATATTTTAACGGATAGAATTAGAGAAAAtcggaaataaaatatttaaatttcttattttaatggttaaaaataaataaaaatgaaagggaAAAGAATAAGGAATTGCTTATTGAATTCTAaggaattttattttcctttcaaattgataaaaaaaaattaatatttttcttaattagtcAGTTTAATAAGTTTCACCttgttttttaaaatgagaTGTTTTAATTATGAAGATTGAATATTAAGTAAGAAATGAATAACCTGGCTTTGAAAAGCAACAATAAATCTTATCAGAtcctaattgtttttttaatatctcaAAATTACAATTGTTAaggtataaaaatatttattgtcttttatattatttcattttgttttttgttttatttttttaaacaatttcttatttagtttttttttttttttcctttcttcattaattttttttttttcaattctaaaaataatgttaaaagtaTTTTTGGTACGGGAGAATGATCTAATGATTAAACCACTTACCTTTTTTTGCAATAGATAATTACATTTTCACTGTAAACCTTGTACAATTTGAGATAAGTAGGTTTGAATAAAGGGAGACTACATGTTCATGGCAAAACAGCATAATCATAAAATTGTTGTTATATCGTCTAATGAATGATCTCTTGTTTGAATTTTCCAATTTCAACACAAATGGCAAATTACATTTATTCCTAAaccatcttcaaaataaatgttaatattCATCTAACCAAACTATACTCCGATCATTAACCAAGATGGTAATTGTAGGCGAACCAGCGCAAGAGCAATCgaagatttatttttcataaacaagGAAAATGATAAATCACAGATATCTGAAAGAAACTTAGGCCATGGATTAGGAAGACTGCAATATTTTCATTGACTTAAAGGAGTATAATTATTGGAATAAGCAGCGTCCCATCATATATTTCAGCTGTGACTCAATGTTTTGTTGGTATTGTTGCTACATATCGGTTAAATGTGATAGACGCACTGCTTAATAAAATTGGACCCAGAAAGGGTCTAATCTAatgtcctttctttttttttttgttctggcAAAAAGAACCAACATGTGAAGGATAATTTGTCTTGTAAttataaattcttatttttttttttttaaaaaaattctcttaaATTGTCAAATGCGATCGAAAATATCAAATGATTTAACCCATCAAACGGCAACCACATCTAAAAGATTTTCACACCTAAACAAAAACTCAGAGATTAATTGTTAAaagtacaaatataaatttactctatatatgttatatattattcttttttcgtAGACTAGGAAAGCAAAGTGATGTTTTTCTCACTGAAATTGTGCTTCCTTAAGACGACCTCAGCCCAGACCTGGTAGGTAAGATGTTGtttataattgaatttattttatttttttttatccgtaTGTCCATTTCCAGTAGAGTAAATAATAGGTTTGAAAAATGCATGAAGCGTGTGGGCTCCATGATTATGTGGATTTGTTTGTGCGCAGAAATTTATCATGTGCACTGTGGAAGCGTATTTTCCAACACTTTGTTTTTgttcccaaaaacaaaaacacatgatgatggtgaaaatgttttattagcatataatatttattaattactct includes the following:
- the LOC107422474 gene encoding U-box domain-containing protein 14; translation: MAKCHRNDVGSLMLDCPTTTPANSGGHFRLWTAFSGSSFRRKIFDAVSCGGSTRYRHHNEDVAAPPATDSTDNTSTAGSTSKLGNENQPEKPKAKKPNAKSEKLSDLLNLADWSESEADVAATKRKVEALEELKRVVRGLQVEDSEKRKEAARNVRLLAKENLDARGTIAMLGAIPQLAGMLDSEDVDTQIASLYALLNLGIGNDMNKAAIVKAGVVHKMLKLIESPNAPNPSVSEAIVANFLGLSALDSNKPIIGSSGAITFLVKILENLDKTSSLQAKQDALRALYNLSIFPSNISFMMETDLIPFLLNALGDMEVSERMLSILGNVVSTPEGRKAISRVRDSFLILVDVLNWTDSPGCQEKASYILMVMAHKAYGDRQAMIEAGIVSALLELTLLGSTLAQKRASRILECLRVDKGKQVSESFGGNLGAAVSAPICGSSSSSMNPTVGSKECLEEEEDMMSEEKKAVKQLVQQSLQNNMRRIVKRANLPQDFVPSDHFKSLTSSSTSKSLPF